Proteins encoded in a region of the Bradyrhizobium sp. CB3481 genome:
- a CDS encoding Lrp/AsnC family transcriptional regulator, translated as MISVDTFDLKMLAALQDDGRLTNQQLADLVGLSASQCSRRRMRLEEEKVIAGYHADLAGEALGFNLIAFIHVTLATHSPDNSKKFRALVNRVDDIQEAYSLTGDADYVLKAVLRDLKDLSDLVNNVLMPHQSVAHVRSSIVLDRLKESARLPLRG; from the coding sequence ATGATCTCCGTAGACACCTTCGACCTCAAAATGCTCGCCGCGCTGCAGGACGACGGCCGCCTGACCAACCAGCAGCTCGCCGACCTCGTCGGGCTGTCAGCCTCGCAATGCTCGCGGCGGCGAATGCGGCTGGAGGAGGAAAAAGTGATCGCGGGCTATCACGCCGACCTCGCCGGCGAGGCGCTCGGCTTCAACCTGATCGCCTTCATCCACGTCACGCTGGCGACGCATTCGCCCGACAATTCCAAGAAGTTCCGCGCGCTGGTGAACCGCGTCGACGACATCCAGGAAGCCTATTCGCTGACCGGCGACGCCGATTACGTGCTGAAGGCGGTGCTGCGCGATCTGAAGGACCTCTCCGATCTCGTTAACAACGTGCTGATGCCGCACCAGAGCGTGGCGCATGTCCGCTCCTCGATCGTGCTTGATAGGCTGAAGGAGAGCGCGCGGCTGCCGCTGCGAGGTTAG
- a CDS encoding xanthine dehydrogenase family protein molybdopterin-binding subunit: MGVEGIGASVVRKEDRRFITGKGRYVDDIKLLGMTHAHFIRSPHAHAKIKGIDSAAAAQMPGVIAVLTGQQIVDDKMGNLICGWAITSKDGSPMKMGAWPAMAPETVRFVGQAVAVVIAETKNQARDAAEAVVINYEELPAVADVTAAIKPGAPQLHPEAPGNVIYDWHLGDEAAVKAAFAKAANVVSLDLTNNRLVPNAMEPRAAIADYDAAEEHFTLYTTSQNPHVARLVLSAFYNVAPEHKLRVIAPDVGGGFGSKIYIYPEEMVALWASKKVGRPVKWTGDRTEAFLTDAHGRDHVTHAEMAFDKDNKILGLRVKTHANFGAYMSLFSSAVPTYLYATLLSGQYVIPAIYAEVLAVYTNTTPVDAYRGAGRPEASYLLERMMETAARQLKVDPAELRKKNFITTFPYQTPVIMAYDAGDFNASIDAAMKAIDYAGFAARKAKSKAEGKLRGIGVSCYIEACGIAPSKAVGSLGAGVGLWESAEIRVNPVGTIEVLTGAHSHGQSHETTFCQLIAERLGVPISQVSIVHGDTDKVQFGMGTYGSRSIAVGGTAIVKAMEKIESKAKKIAAHALEASENDIVIENGEFKVTGTDKSIALPMVALAAYTAHNLPDGMEPGLKETAFYDPTNFTFPAGAYICEVEVDAATGKTSFVNFVAADDFGRLINPMVVEGQVHGGLAQGIGQALLEHALYNENGQPVTASFMDYTMPRADDLPSFKVQHTTTLCPSNPLGVKGCGEAGAIGASAAVINAITDAIGHNKLEMPATPDRVWHAIHG, from the coding sequence ATGGGCGTTGAAGGCATTGGCGCAAGCGTGGTGCGCAAGGAAGACCGCCGTTTCATCACCGGCAAGGGCCGTTACGTCGACGACATCAAGCTGCTGGGCATGACCCACGCCCACTTCATCCGCAGCCCGCATGCACATGCGAAGATCAAGGGCATCGATAGCGCCGCGGCGGCGCAGATGCCGGGCGTGATCGCGGTGCTGACCGGCCAGCAGATCGTCGACGACAAGATGGGCAACCTGATCTGCGGCTGGGCCATTACCTCCAAGGACGGCTCGCCGATGAAGATGGGCGCCTGGCCGGCGATGGCGCCGGAGACGGTGCGGTTCGTCGGCCAAGCGGTGGCGGTGGTGATCGCCGAGACCAAGAACCAGGCGCGCGATGCCGCCGAAGCCGTGGTTATCAATTACGAAGAATTGCCGGCGGTGGCCGATGTCACAGCCGCGATCAAGCCGGGCGCGCCGCAACTGCACCCGGAAGCGCCGGGCAATGTGATCTATGACTGGCACCTCGGCGACGAGGCCGCGGTCAAGGCCGCCTTTGCCAAGGCCGCCAACGTGGTGAGCCTCGACCTCACCAACAACCGCCTGGTGCCGAACGCGATGGAGCCGCGCGCGGCGATTGCCGATTACGACGCGGCGGAAGAGCATTTCACGCTCTACACGACCTCGCAGAACCCGCACGTCGCCCGCCTCGTGCTGTCGGCGTTCTACAACGTCGCGCCCGAGCACAAGCTGCGGGTGATCGCGCCCGACGTCGGCGGCGGTTTCGGCTCGAAAATCTACATTTATCCGGAAGAGATGGTGGCGCTGTGGGCGTCCAAGAAGGTCGGTCGCCCCGTGAAGTGGACCGGCGACCGCACCGAAGCCTTCCTCACCGACGCGCATGGCCGCGACCACGTCACCCATGCCGAGATGGCATTCGACAAGGACAACAAGATCCTCGGCTTGCGGGTGAAGACCCACGCCAATTTCGGCGCCTATATGTCGCTGTTCTCCTCGGCGGTGCCGACCTATCTCTACGCGACGCTGCTGTCGGGCCAGTACGTCATCCCCGCGATCTATGCCGAGGTGCTGGCTGTCTACACCAACACCACGCCGGTGGATGCCTATCGCGGCGCCGGCCGGCCCGAGGCGAGCTACCTGCTCGAGCGCATGATGGAGACCGCGGCGCGGCAGCTCAAGGTCGATCCAGCCGAGCTGCGCAAGAAGAATTTTATCACCACATTCCCCTACCAGACGCCCGTGATCATGGCCTATGACGCTGGTGACTTTAACGCCTCGATCGATGCGGCGATGAAGGCAATCGATTACGCCGGCTTCGCGGCCCGCAAGGCCAAGTCGAAAGCCGAAGGCAAGCTGCGCGGCATCGGCGTATCCTGCTACATCGAGGCCTGCGGCATCGCGCCGTCGAAGGCGGTCGGCTCGCTCGGCGCCGGCGTCGGCCTGTGGGAATCGGCCGAGATCCGCGTCAATCCGGTCGGCACCATCGAGGTGCTCACCGGTGCGCACAGCCACGGCCAGAGCCACGAGACCACGTTCTGCCAGCTGATCGCCGAGCGGCTGGGCGTTCCGATCAGCCAGGTCTCGATCGTGCACGGCGACACCGACAAGGTGCAGTTCGGCATGGGTACCTACGGCTCGCGCTCGATCGCGGTCGGCGGCACCGCCATCGTCAAGGCCATGGAGAAGATCGAATCCAAGGCCAAGAAGATCGCCGCCCACGCGCTGGAAGCGAGCGAGAACGACATCGTCATCGAGAACGGCGAGTTCAAGGTGACCGGCACCGACAAGTCGATCGCGCTGCCGATGGTCGCGCTCGCGGCCTACACCGCGCACAACCTGCCCGACGGGATGGAGCCGGGCCTGAAGGAAACCGCTTTCTACGACCCGACCAACTTCACCTTCCCGGCCGGCGCGTATATCTGCGAGGTCGAGGTCGATGCCGCAACCGGCAAGACCTCGTTCGTCAACTTCGTCGCCGCCGACGATTTTGGCCGCCTGATCAATCCGATGGTGGTGGAGGGCCAGGTCCATGGCGGCCTCGCCCAGGGTATCGGGCAGGCGCTGCTCGAGCACGCCCTCTACAACGAGAACGGCCAGCCGGTGACGGCCTCGTTCATGGACTACACCATGCCGCGCGCCGACGACCTGCCGTCGTTCAAGGTGCAGCACACCACGACGCTGTGTCCGAGTAACCCGCTCGGCGTCAAGGGCTGCGGCGAAGCCGGCGCGATCGGCGCCTCGGCCGCGGTCATCAACGCCATCACCGACGCGATCGGCCACAACAAGCTGGAAATGCCAGCAACGCCCGATCGCGTCTGGCACGCGATCCACGGTTAA
- a CDS encoding xanthine dehydrogenase family protein subunit M → MYETTYHRASSVDEAAALFAKGSEAKYLAGGQTLLPVMKQRLASPSDVIDLAKIKDLVGCSGTTSGIQIKAATTHYEVSQDATVRKAIPALCALASQIGDPAVRHRGTIGGSLANNDPAADYPAAVLALNATIKTNKRTIAADDFFQGLFTTALEDGEIITAVDFPVIDKAGYAKFPHPASRFALTGVFVARTHGGDVRVAATGASQSGVMRVSAIEAALKANWSAGAIDGVTVSADGLLSDIHGSSDYRANLIKVMAQRAVQAAG, encoded by the coding sequence ATGTACGAGACCACTTATCATCGCGCCTCCTCGGTCGATGAGGCAGCCGCGCTCTTCGCCAAAGGCAGTGAGGCGAAATATCTTGCCGGCGGCCAGACGCTGCTTCCTGTGATGAAGCAGCGGCTGGCTTCGCCATCCGACGTGATTGATCTCGCCAAGATCAAGGATCTCGTCGGCTGCTCGGGAACCACCTCCGGCATCCAGATCAAGGCGGCGACCACGCATTACGAGGTGTCGCAGGATGCCACCGTGCGAAAGGCGATCCCGGCGCTGTGCGCCCTCGCCTCGCAGATCGGCGATCCGGCCGTGCGCCATCGCGGCACCATCGGCGGCTCGCTCGCCAACAACGATCCGGCCGCGGATTATCCCGCCGCCGTGCTGGCGCTGAACGCGACCATCAAGACCAACAAGCGCACGATTGCGGCGGATGATTTCTTCCAGGGCCTGTTCACGACGGCGCTGGAGGACGGCGAGATCATCACCGCGGTCGATTTCCCCGTGATCGACAAGGCGGGCTACGCCAAATTCCCGCATCCGGCCTCGCGCTTCGCGCTGACCGGCGTGTTCGTGGCGCGGACGCATGGCGGCGACGTCCGCGTTGCCGCCACCGGCGCTTCGCAGAGCGGCGTCATGCGGGTTTCCGCGATCGAGGCGGCATTGAAGGCGAACTGGTCGGCGGGCGCGATCGACGGCGTCACGGTTTCGGCCGACGGCCTGCTGAGCGACATCCACGGCTCGTCCGACTACCGCGCCAACCTGATCAAGGTGATGGCGCAGCGGGCGGTGCAAGCGGCCGGCTGA
- a CDS encoding DUF3175 domain-containing protein — MAERRKKTQPRKTAARKSSRTTKAKKSSPKRWSQRVTEGSDALDLKRGVFKQTSAKKIAASLKRSAEHSSRRKSGAYRSALSMLTFYINRAGKTLPKTQRARLERAKLELKHQFGRE, encoded by the coding sequence ATGGCCGAACGTCGAAAAAAGACACAGCCGCGGAAGACCGCGGCCCGAAAGAGCAGCCGCACCACCAAGGCGAAGAAATCATCGCCGAAGCGATGGTCGCAGCGCGTGACCGAGGGGAGCGACGCGCTCGATCTCAAGCGCGGCGTCTTCAAGCAGACCAGCGCGAAAAAGATCGCCGCATCGCTGAAGCGCTCCGCCGAGCACAGTTCGCGCCGCAAGTCGGGCGCGTACCGATCCGCATTGTCGATGCTGACCTTCTACATCAACCGCGCCGGCAAGACCTTGCCGAAAACGCAGCGCGCGCGGCTGGAGCGGGCGAAGCTGGAATTGAAGCATCAGTTCGGGCGGGAGTGA
- the hppD gene encoding 4-hydroxyphenylpyruvate dioxygenase has translation MGPFPHDAPAATISSDNPMGTDGFEFVEYAHPKPEELHALFKLMGYVPVARHKSKKITVYRQGDINYLVNEESGSHGHAFVAAHGPCAPSMAFRVVDANKAYERALSLGAEPADIPSAQKTLDVPAIKGIGSSLLYFVDRYGAKGSAYDLEFEWLGARDPRPAGAGLYYIDHLTHNVHRGRMDVWTGFYERLFNFRQIRFFDIEGRASGLFSRALTSPDGKIRIPINEDAGDSGQIEEYLNTYRGEGIQHIACGARDIYRTVETLRASGLPFMPSPPDTYFEKIDTRLPQHGEDVEWLQTNGILIDGEGVVDGGQTKVLLQIFSANAIGPIFFEFIQRKGDDGFGEGNFKALFESIEEDQIRRGVLKVGHDHAA, from the coding sequence ATGGGTCCGTTTCCGCACGATGCGCCGGCCGCCACCATCTCGTCAGACAATCCGATGGGCACCGACGGGTTCGAATTCGTCGAATATGCGCATCCGAAGCCGGAAGAGCTGCACGCGCTGTTCAAGCTGATGGGCTATGTCCCGGTCGCCCGCCACAAGAGCAAGAAGATTACCGTCTACCGCCAGGGCGACATCAACTATCTCGTCAATGAGGAGTCCGGCAGTCACGGCCACGCCTTCGTCGCCGCGCACGGGCCCTGCGCGCCGTCGATGGCGTTTCGCGTGGTCGATGCGAACAAGGCCTATGAGCGGGCGCTCTCGCTCGGCGCCGAGCCGGCCGATATCCCGTCGGCGCAGAAGACGCTCGACGTTCCCGCAATCAAGGGCATCGGCAGCAGCTTGCTCTATTTCGTCGACCGCTACGGCGCCAAAGGCTCGGCCTATGACCTCGAATTCGAATGGCTAGGCGCGCGGGACCCGCGGCCTGCCGGCGCCGGCCTCTATTACATCGACCATCTCACCCACAACGTCCATCGCGGCCGCATGGATGTCTGGACCGGCTTCTACGAAAGACTCTTCAACTTCCGCCAGATCCGTTTCTTCGACATCGAGGGCCGCGCGTCCGGCCTATTCTCGCGCGCGCTGACCAGTCCGGACGGCAAGATCCGGATTCCGATCAACGAGGACGCCGGCGATTCCGGTCAGATCGAGGAATATCTCAACACCTATCGCGGCGAGGGCATCCAGCACATCGCCTGCGGCGCCCGCGACATCTACCGCACCGTCGAGACGCTCCGCGCCTCCGGCCTGCCGTTCATGCCGTCGCCGCCGGATACCTATTTCGAGAAGATCGACACGCGTTTGCCGCAACATGGCGAGGACGTCGAGTGGCTGCAGACGAATGGCATTCTCATCGACGGCGAGGGCGTCGTCGACGGCGGCCAGACAAAAGTGCTGCTGCAGATCTTCTCGGCGAACGCGATCGGGCCGATCTTCTTCGAATTCATCCAGCGCAAGGGTGACGATGGATTCGGCGAGGGTAATTTCAAGGCGCTGTTCGAATCGATCGAGGAGGATCAGATCCGGCGCGGGGTGTTGAAGGTTGGGCACGATCACGCGGCGTAA
- a CDS encoding CaiB/BaiF CoA-transferase family protein yields MLDKPASQSAIGTSGPLAGFRIVEFAGIGPGPFACMMLADMGAEVVTLDRVGAKKNMKSAAGRGRKVVELDLKDKAAIAGVLDLLAGADALIEGFRPGVMERLGLGPDVVLARNPKLVYGRMTGWGQEGPLANAAGHDINYISITGALAAIGTKEKPVPPLNLVGDFGGGALYLVVGVLAALLEASKSGKGQVVDAAMCDGAASLMSMFFDMTAMGRWTEGRDQNFLDGGAHFYGVYECSCGNFISIGSIEPQFYALLRQHAGLTDADFDAQMDRKAWPGLKEKLTRVFKSKTREDWCKIMEGTDICFAPILTMAEAPKHPHMAARKVFVERHGVTQPAPAPRFSRTPSAIREPEKVELAELVSAWKR; encoded by the coding sequence GTGCTCGACAAACCAGCCAGCCAATCCGCTATCGGCACCTCCGGCCCGCTTGCCGGCTTCCGCATCGTCGAGTTCGCGGGCATCGGTCCGGGCCCGTTCGCCTGCATGATGCTGGCCGACATGGGTGCGGAGGTCGTGACGCTCGACCGCGTCGGCGCCAAGAAGAATATGAAGTCGGCGGCGGGACGCGGCCGCAAGGTCGTCGAGCTCGATCTGAAGGACAAGGCGGCGATCGCGGGGGTGCTCGATCTGCTCGCCGGTGCCGATGCGCTGATCGAGGGCTTTCGTCCCGGCGTGATGGAGCGGCTCGGCCTTGGCCCGGACGTCGTGCTCGCGCGCAATCCAAAGCTGGTCTATGGCCGCATGACCGGCTGGGGCCAGGAAGGCCCGCTCGCGAACGCCGCCGGCCACGACATCAACTACATTTCCATTACCGGCGCGCTGGCGGCGATCGGCACAAAGGAAAAGCCGGTGCCGCCGCTCAATTTGGTCGGCGATTTCGGCGGCGGCGCGCTCTATCTCGTGGTCGGCGTGCTGGCTGCGCTCTTGGAAGCCTCGAAATCCGGCAAGGGCCAGGTGGTGGATGCAGCGATGTGCGACGGCGCGGCCTCGCTGATGTCGATGTTCTTCGACATGACCGCAATGGGGCGCTGGACCGAGGGCCGCGACCAGAATTTTCTCGACGGCGGCGCGCATTTCTACGGCGTCTATGAATGCTCCTGCGGCAACTTCATCTCGATCGGCTCGATCGAGCCGCAGTTCTACGCGCTGCTGCGCCAGCATGCCGGCCTGACCGACGCCGATTTCGATGCGCAGATGGACCGCAAGGCGTGGCCGGGCCTGAAGGAGAAGCTGACAAGAGTCTTTAAGAGCAAGACGCGCGAGGACTGGTGCAAGATCATGGAAGGCACCGACATCTGCTTTGCACCGATCCTGACCATGGCGGAAGCACCCAAGCATCCGCACATGGCGGCGCGAAAAGTGTTCGTCGAACGCCACGGCGTGACCCAGCCGGCGCCGGCGCCGCGGTTTTCGCGAACGCCGTCGGCGATCCGCGAGCCGGAGAAGGTGGAGCTGGCGGAGTTGGTAAGTGCGTGGAAGCGATGA
- a CDS encoding HAMP domain-containing methyl-accepting chemotaxis protein — protein sequence MRFLKRSGGASFRLPALRFRAKIMLGFAVVLAISAASMGFAYLGFERTSGVVESYRRGVQEADLSRDIDRELLSYRLLARYFVVTGKEEDGKAALEAEARLKDAILASMKGTTDPARLEQLAKLEREFRTFTKIFADMLKVKDESARIAQNQLGRTGNSLRYKLDDLPSNAEDDEMPVITLGAKKVTEQFQAVIALANTFVVNSDQTVANSALARLKFVENALKAISTTNAKILDGIKEVAGLLEEYRTSLAKLIGNAKEIDGLIQEMTETAAEINKASAVMKSALLADQKRLEAESDATIGETERLIAILAAGGFLLGCIWAFLLGTGISRPMTAMCNAMRKLAAGDFEVVLPGLGRRDELGEMAGAVEEFKVQAIARAERDAAAQEAQNKAASAARRAELIRFADEFEAAVGAIVANVSSSAVQLEAAADTLTRTAETTQNLSSQVAGASEEASSNMQSVASATEELSSSVDEIGRRVKESSEIADAAVRQAEQTDGRIGKLSRAAQEIGDVVKLITAIAEQTNLLALNATIEAARAGDAGRGFAVVASEVKSLASQTAKATDEISNHIAGMQGATQESVAAIKEIGGTIGKISDIAATIASSVEQQSLATQEIARSVQNVAQGTQEAASNVMQVNRGATETGSASEEVLNSARTLSSESARLREELDRFMANIRAA from the coding sequence ATGCGATTTCTGAAGCGTAGCGGCGGCGCGTCTTTCAGGCTCCCAGCGCTGCGGTTCCGCGCCAAGATCATGCTCGGCTTTGCCGTCGTGCTGGCGATTTCGGCCGCCAGCATGGGCTTTGCCTATCTCGGGTTCGAGCGTACCTCCGGCGTCGTGGAGTCCTACCGGCGCGGCGTACAGGAAGCCGACCTGTCGCGCGACATCGACCGCGAGCTGCTGTCCTATCGATTGTTGGCGCGCTATTTCGTCGTGACCGGCAAGGAAGAGGATGGCAAGGCCGCGCTGGAGGCGGAAGCCCGCCTCAAGGATGCGATCCTGGCCTCGATGAAGGGGACCACCGATCCGGCGCGGCTGGAGCAGCTCGCCAAGCTGGAGCGGGAATTCCGCACCTTTACCAAGATTTTCGCCGACATGCTCAAGGTCAAGGACGAGAGCGCACGCATCGCGCAGAACCAGCTTGGGCGCACCGGCAACTCGCTGCGCTACAAGCTCGACGATCTCCCGAGCAATGCCGAGGACGACGAGATGCCGGTGATCACGCTTGGCGCCAAGAAGGTGACGGAGCAGTTCCAGGCGGTCATCGCGCTTGCCAATACGTTCGTGGTCAATTCCGACCAAACGGTCGCCAACAGCGCGCTGGCGCGCCTGAAATTCGTCGAAAATGCCCTGAAGGCGATCTCGACAACCAACGCAAAAATCCTTGATGGCATCAAGGAAGTTGCCGGCCTGCTGGAGGAATACCGCACGTCGCTTGCCAAGCTGATCGGCAATGCCAAGGAGATCGACGGGCTGATCCAGGAAATGACGGAGACCGCGGCCGAGATCAACAAGGCCTCGGCCGTGATGAAATCTGCCCTGCTCGCCGATCAGAAGCGGCTTGAGGCGGAATCGGATGCGACCATCGGCGAGACCGAGCGGCTGATCGCGATCCTCGCCGCGGGCGGCTTCCTGCTCGGCTGCATCTGGGCGTTCCTGCTCGGCACCGGCATTTCCAGGCCGATGACGGCGATGTGCAACGCGATGCGCAAGCTCGCCGCCGGCGATTTCGAGGTCGTGCTGCCCGGCCTTGGCCGAAGGGACGAGCTGGGCGAGATGGCGGGCGCCGTCGAGGAATTCAAGGTGCAGGCGATCGCCCGTGCCGAGCGCGACGCGGCCGCCCAGGAAGCGCAGAACAAGGCGGCGAGCGCCGCGCGCCGCGCCGAGCTCATTCGCTTCGCCGACGAGTTCGAAGCCGCAGTCGGCGCCATCGTCGCCAACGTTTCATCTTCCGCCGTGCAGCTCGAAGCCGCGGCCGATACGCTGACGCGGACGGCGGAAACCACGCAAAATCTTTCGAGCCAGGTCGCCGGCGCCTCGGAAGAAGCCTCCAGCAACATGCAGTCGGTGGCCTCGGCGACCGAGGAATTGTCGAGTTCGGTCGACGAGATCGGGCGGCGCGTCAAGGAATCCAGCGAGATCGCGGACGCGGCCGTCCGGCAGGCCGAGCAGACCGACGGGCGGATCGGCAAGCTGTCGCGCGCCGCGCAGGAGATCGGCGACGTGGTCAAGCTGATCACCGCGATCGCCGAGCAGACCAACCTCTTGGCGCTGAACGCCACCATCGAAGCGGCGCGCGCCGGCGATGCCGGTCGCGGCTTTGCCGTGGTCGCGTCCGAAGTCAAATCGCTGGCCAGCCAGACCGCGAAGGCGACCGACGAGATTTCCAATCACATCGCGGGCATGCAGGGCGCGACGCAGGAATCGGTCGCCGCGATCAAGGAGATCGGCGGCACGATCGGAAAGATCTCCGACATCGCTGCGACGATTGCCAGCTCCGTCGAGCAGCAGAGCCTGGCGACGCAGGAGATCGCGCGCAGCGTCCAAAACGTGGCGCAAGGCACGCAGGAGGCCGCCAGCAATGTCATGCAGGTCAACCGCGGCGCGACCGAAACCGGCTCGGCGTCCGAGGAAGTGCTGAACTCGGCGCGCACATTGTCGAGCGAAAGCGCCCGCCTGCGCGAGGAGCTCGACCGCTTCATGGCGAATATCAGGGCGGCGTAG
- a CDS encoding MFS transporter yields MTAQQGRDGVVETSIDRVVETSIPARLDCLRWGGFHTRVVAALGITWILDGLEVTLAGALSGALKESPTLQFSNFDVGLANSAYLAGAVLGALGFGWLTDRIGRKKLFFITLALYLTATAATALSWSVASYALFRFLTGAGIGGEYTAINSTIQELVPARYRGWTDLVINGSFWIGAAIGAVAAIVLLDPKVLAPDLGWRLAYFIGAALGLIVFVMRMWIPESPRWLMIHGRPEEAHAIVDDIERASIRHPDHAADEVFPKIRLRMRSHTPLGEVAHTLFTTYRQRSLVGLVLMASQAFFYNAIFFTFALVLTDFFGIPANDVGWYILPFAAGNFLGPLLLGRLFDTLGRRAMIATTYGMSGVLLALSGYLFSIGVLSAQTQTIAWMVIFFFASPAASAAYLTVSENFPLEVRALAIALFYAIGTGIGGVAGPALFGALVDTGSRNSVFAGYLLGSALMIVAAAVAWRYAVAAERKSLESVARPLACVE; encoded by the coding sequence GTGACTGCGCAGCAGGGTCGCGACGGCGTCGTCGAGACCTCGATCGACCGCGTCGTCGAGACCTCGATACCGGCGCGGCTCGATTGCCTGCGTTGGGGCGGGTTTCATACCCGCGTCGTAGCCGCGCTCGGCATCACCTGGATCCTGGATGGGCTGGAAGTCACGCTGGCCGGCGCCTTGTCCGGCGCGCTGAAGGAAAGCCCGACGCTGCAATTTTCCAATTTCGATGTCGGCCTCGCCAACAGCGCCTATCTTGCCGGCGCCGTGCTCGGCGCGCTCGGTTTCGGCTGGCTGACGGACCGGATCGGGCGCAAGAAACTGTTCTTCATTACGCTGGCGCTCTATCTCACCGCGACCGCCGCCACCGCGCTGTCGTGGAGTGTCGCAAGCTACGCACTGTTCCGCTTCCTCACCGGGGCGGGCATCGGCGGCGAATACACCGCGATCAATTCGACGATTCAGGAACTGGTGCCGGCGCGCTATCGCGGCTGGACCGATCTTGTCATCAACGGCAGCTTCTGGATTGGCGCGGCGATCGGTGCGGTCGCCGCCATCGTGCTGCTCGATCCCAAGGTGCTTGCGCCTGACCTGGGCTGGCGGCTGGCCTATTTCATCGGTGCGGCGCTCGGGCTGATCGTGTTCGTGATGCGGATGTGGATTCCGGAAAGCCCGCGCTGGCTGATGATCCATGGCCGGCCGGAGGAAGCGCATGCCATCGTCGACGATATCGAGCGTGCCTCGATACGCCATCCCGATCATGCGGCCGACGAGGTATTCCCGAAGATCCGGTTGCGGATGCGCAGCCACACGCCGCTGGGCGAGGTGGCGCACACGCTGTTCACGACCTACCGGCAGCGTTCGCTGGTCGGCCTAGTGCTAATGGCCTCGCAGGCGTTCTTCTACAACGCGATCTTCTTCACCTTTGCGCTGGTGCTGACCGATTTCTTCGGCATCCCGGCGAACGATGTCGGCTGGTACATCCTTCCCTTTGCGGCGGGCAACTTCCTTGGGCCGCTGCTGCTCGGCCGCCTGTTCGACACGCTCGGCCGCCGCGCGATGATCGCGACCACCTATGGCATGTCGGGCGTGCTGTTGGCGCTATCGGGCTACCTGTTCTCGATCGGCGTCCTGAGCGCGCAGACCCAGACGATTGCCTGGATGGTGATCTTCTTCTTTGCCTCGCCGGCGGCGAGTGCGGCCTATCTTACCGTCAGCGAGAACTTTCCGCTGGAGGTGCGCGCGCTTGCGATTGCGCTGTTCTACGCGATCGGCACCGGCATTGGCGGCGTGGCGGGACCTGCGCTGTTCGGCGCGCTGGTCGATACCGGATCGCGCAACAGCGTTTTCGCCGGCTACCTGTTGGGGTCGGCATTGATGATCGTGGCCGCCGCGGTGGCGTGGCGGTATGCCGTTGCGGCCGAGCGCAAATCGCTCGAATCTGTCGCACGGCCACTCGCATGTGTGGAGTAG
- a CDS encoding (2Fe-2S)-binding protein encodes MSTVKLTVNGKAVSAEVEDRTLLVNLLRDHLNLTGTHVGCDTSQCGACVVHIDGQAVKSCTVLAAQAAGSSVTTIEGIAKGDELHPMQAAFRDNHGLQCGFCTPGMIMSAIDIVHRHSGQLDEATVRHELEGNICRCTGYHNIVKAVLDAAGRMKVAQAAE; translated from the coding sequence GTGTCTACAGTCAAGCTGACCGTAAACGGCAAGGCCGTCTCGGCCGAGGTCGAAGACCGAACCCTGCTCGTCAATCTCCTGCGCGACCATCTGAACCTGACCGGCACCCATGTCGGCTGTGACACCAGCCAATGCGGCGCCTGCGTGGTTCATATCGACGGCCAGGCGGTAAAGTCATGCACCGTGCTGGCGGCCCAGGCCGCCGGCTCCAGTGTCACCACCATCGAGGGCATCGCCAAGGGCGACGAGCTGCACCCCATGCAGGCCGCGTTCCGCGACAATCACGGCCTGCAGTGCGGCTTCTGCACCCCGGGCATGATCATGTCGGCGATCGATATTGTGCACCGCCACAGCGGCCAGCTCGACGAGGCGACCGTCCGGCACGAGCTGGAAGGCAATATCTGCCGCTGCACCGGCTACCACAACATCGTCAAGGCTGTGCTCGACGCGGCCGGCCGCATGAAGGTGGCGCAGGCGGCTGAATAG